One Tepidimicrobium xylanilyticum DNA window includes the following coding sequences:
- a CDS encoding secondary thiamine-phosphate synthase enzyme YjbQ codes for MEFQIRTSKEQEFIDITSIINEAIRKKGIENGTAVVFVPHTTAGITINENADPTVVEDMLMMLNRVFPVKGDYRHYEGNSHAHIKTSLMGSSCSLIIRNGKLKLGTWQGVYFCEFDGPRTRKIYIDIQRSDP; via the coding sequence ATGGAATTTCAAATTAGGACTAGTAAAGAACAGGAGTTTATAGATATTACTTCCATTATAAACGAGGCCATAAGAAAGAAAGGCATAGAAAATGGAACAGCGGTAGTATTTGTCCCTCATACTACAGCAGGTATTACTATTAATGAAAATGCAGATCCTACCGTTGTTGAAGATATGTTAATGATGTTAAATAGAGTATTTCCTGTAAAAGGAGATTACCGCCATTATGAAGGAAATTCCCATGCCCATATAAAAACATCTTTAATGGGCTCTTCCTGTAGCTTAATTATTAGAAATGGTAAATTAAAACTTGGCACATGGCAAGGGGTATATTTTTGTGAATTCGATGGGCCAAGGACTAGAAAAATATACATAGATATTCAAAGATCAGATCCCTAA
- a CDS encoding MATE family efflux transporter, giving the protein MAKFKELFAPKDLTEGPPWKRIIEFAIPMLIGNIAQQLYNTADSIIIGLYVGDNALASVGSASPILNLLLVLFVGVSVGAGIMVSQYFGAKDREKLSHTIGICISLTAIVSAIIIIIGPIVTRPFLKLLNTPESIIDWSAQYLIIYFVGIAGFSYYNILSGILRGLGDSLSALIFLLISTALNVALDILFVAKFNMGVPGVALATVLAQAISAILCMLKLLKMKENFDLNLKMLKLDKDYTYRLIKLGLPSGITQGIFSVAMIIVQSLTNSFGELVIASNVIIMRVDGFAMMPNFSFGSAMTTYAGQNIGARKMDRVEKGTKQGTMIAVGISTVITILILIFGKYLVSIFTDTKELIDFSTRMMRILAVGYVAMAVTQSLSGVMRGAGDTITPMWISLITTVFLRVPIAYGIAYFTRCKAYPTGRPESVFISLLVAWTMGAIITTLFFRKGKWREKALIKD; this is encoded by the coding sequence ATGGCAAAATTCAAAGAACTATTTGCACCTAAAGACTTGACTGAAGGTCCGCCTTGGAAGCGAATTATCGAGTTTGCAATACCCATGTTAATTGGGAATATCGCCCAACAACTATATAATACCGCCGATTCCATAATTATAGGTTTATATGTGGGTGATAATGCTCTGGCTTCTGTTGGTAGTGCATCTCCCATATTAAACCTTTTATTGGTACTCTTTGTCGGTGTTTCTGTAGGTGCTGGTATAATGGTATCTCAATATTTTGGTGCTAAAGATAGAGAAAAACTTTCCCATACTATTGGAATATGTATCTCATTAACAGCCATAGTTTCAGCAATAATTATAATTATAGGTCCTATTGTAACACGTCCTTTTCTTAAACTTTTAAACACACCAGAAAGTATTATCGATTGGAGTGCTCAATATCTAATCATCTATTTCGTCGGCATAGCAGGATTTTCATACTATAATATTTTATCAGGTATTTTACGTGGACTTGGCGACTCCCTATCGGCACTTATATTCTTACTTATATCCACTGCTTTAAATGTGGCTCTTGACATCCTATTCGTTGCCAAGTTTAATATGGGTGTTCCTGGGGTTGCTCTTGCTACCGTTTTAGCACAAGCAATATCAGCAATACTTTGTATGTTGAAGCTTCTAAAGATGAAGGAGAATTTCGACTTAAACTTAAAAATGTTAAAACTTGATAAAGATTATACTTATAGATTGATAAAACTGGGATTACCATCTGGAATAACTCAAGGAATATTCTCTGTTGCTATGATCATAGTACAATCTTTGACCAATAGCTTTGGTGAATTGGTTATAGCCAGTAATGTAATAATCATGCGTGTTGACGGTTTTGCCATGATGCCAAATTTCTCCTTTGGAAGTGCAATGACAACATATGCTGGCCAGAATATAGGTGCTAGAAAAATGGATCGAGTTGAAAAAGGAACTAAACAAGGTACCATGATTGCTGTTGGAATTTCAACTGTAATAACCATACTGATTTTAATTTTTGGTAAATATTTAGTCAGCATTTTTACTGATACTAAGGAATTAATCGATTTTAGCACTCGTATGATGAGAATCCTTGCAGTAGGCTATGTGGCAATGGCAGTAACCCAAAGTCTATCTGGAGTCATGCGCGGTGCAGGGGATACCATAACACCCATGTGGATATCGCTTATTACTACAGTCTTTCTTCGCGTACCAATAGCTTATGGTATTGCATATTTTACAAGATGCAAAGCCTATCCCACTGGAAGGCCTGAATCAGTTTTTATCTCCCTACTTGTAGCCTGGACTATGGGGGCTATAATAACTACTTTATTCTTTAGAAAAGGTAAATGGCGTGAAAAAGCATTAATTAAAGATTAA